The Raphanus sativus cultivar WK10039 chromosome 6, ASM80110v3, whole genome shotgun sequence sequence TTAATTATTTGAATATGTTTAATGCATTTCTTATTTTATCTAGCTTCAGGGCCAATCCAAAAACCAATTTCTCGAAAATGACTTTCTTTACTTAATCAAAGTAGATGAAGATTTTCAGTAGGGAAATATTTAGACAAATAAGATGACACCTTTTAGAATATTGTACGCCTTGGTGCGAAATGGTAGACATGTGAACCTCAGAATCTCTTGCTAAAGAGCGTGGAGGTTCGAGGAATGCTTCTTCGAAGttttattttgatgaaattcAATATGCTTGtgaaaatgtaattaattaacGTAACATGTTTAGCTAGAATGCTAATTCTATGTTTGAAAGAACGgcaaataaaagtatttttaatcacaatatatagtatatatgacattttaattgtaaaattgtTTATTCACTATTGCTACCCCTTAAATAAAACAGAATGACGAATCCCATTTTGATAGAATACCAACTaagattattttattacttattATGATTTATGTCCTACAAATCATCTGGTGCTTAGCATTATTAATTACAAAACTGTCCCTCATAGCTAAGCATTCATTTAATTGATCAATAAATATATGGCTCAGAGTTAAAACAAAGATgaaagaggagaagaagcaaaGAGAGCCACGAGTCTCGTTCGTGACTAAGACCGAAGTTGAACATCTCGAAGACGGCTATCGTTGGAGGAAGTACGGCCAAAAGGCTGTCAAAAACAGTCCTTATCCGAGGTAATTTAACCGGCTATTATactttattaaatattaattatataaaaaggtACAATAAAGTAATGAAATGTTGAACATGCATGTAGTTTTTAGTTTAGCTTTTAGCTTTCAAGTTCTTTAAAATCATTACTTTCTACTCGGTTTTCTAAATTATTACGATACTCTACATAAAATAAGGAATTAGTGTTtcctaacattttcttttgatttgcaccaaattttagcaaaaaaaaaacattttcttttgatttggaAATCTAAAACCTACAGAAACACGATTTTTCTTCTTATCTACATCCATACAAGGTCTAAAGATTTCTTTGTGTGTTGTATTTTATACAGTATATGTTACTTTTTGGATTTATAACTCGCATTATAAATCCTATGCTATAACTGTATATGTCAATTACGAAAACAGGAGTTACTACAGATGCACGACGCAGAAATGCAATGTAAAGAAGAGAGTTGAGAGATCTTACCAAGATCCAACGGTCGTGATCACAACGTACGAAAGTCAACACAACCACCCGATCCCGACCAGTCGCCGTTCCGCAATGTTCGCTGGACCCGCCTCATCTAATTACAATTCAACCTCTCTATCTTCGGTTTCTGATTTCATCATCAATACTCCAAGAAGCTTCTCACGTGATGATCTCTTTCGTGCACCGTACGCTAGTATTAGTGTAAACCCTAATTATGAGCAACAACAAAACCAAGAGCTTCAGCATGACTATGAGCTTTTAACGGACATCTTTCCTTCAGTTTTCTTCAAGCATGAGCCTTGATGATATAGTTGTACTATTATATCTGATCAAAAACAAGTTGTACTATTATATAGAAGCAATATGGAATGCATAATAAGTGATggtgttatttaattttacatgcatatatgtatacttTTGAGACTAAAAGATTATAATTAATGTAGAATTGTTAGGCATGCATATGGAGTCTCTttctaattattaaaataaatttctttgaataatattatatgaaaaaacTTTTATATGGACACTAAAAGAAAACATACCTTATAACGGGGCAATAGAAATATATttctcgtaaatttacgagtaAATTACTACAACTTTATAATGAAACTGAATTTCATCGTAAAGTTGTAGCAATGTTACAAGAAAATAGTTTCGTTGTAATTTACATGTAAATTTATGTCGATTTTACGAGAAAGAGAACAAGGTTCTAACGACAAAACATGTTATCATTAATTTTGGTGAAAACGTGTTTTGAGCGTGCTTTACCAAACTGATTTTGTTGTAAGCATTCTCAAGTCGAGCAAGTTAACTTCATTCCATACTCTCGGTTTAGAGATTCTGGAAAAACTTGATTAGCTAATATCAAAGTTACATCTCGTGGACGAATAGTTGCTGGAGAAAAAATTCATTTGTAAGAAGAAGCGTGTTTCATTAAAGTCGAAGTATCTGAACAACAAACTAATTACATCTTTCTTATTGAT is a genomic window containing:
- the LOC108852896 gene encoding WRKY transcription factor 8-like — encoded protein: MSNETKDLNNYHYTSSYNHYNDISNQNILNLPYVSGPSSYNANMISSQIGYDLQSSPQGVYESGFELSPSSTEFFSSSFDQENGFYSAFNYNTSNKSQEVVGSGGAIIDSKTRGSASPSSSEADHHHGEDSGKSLRKREADDGGKDDQRAQKEVKTKMKEEKKQREPRVSFVTKTEVEHLEDGYRWRKYGQKAVKNSPYPRSYYRCTTQKCNVKKRVERSYQDPTVVITTYESQHNHPIPTSRRSAMFAGPASSNYNSTSLSSVSDFIINTPRSFSRDDLFRAPYASISVNPNYEQQQNQELQHDYELLTDIFPSVFFKHEP